A single genomic interval of Pyrus communis chromosome 5, drPyrComm1.1, whole genome shotgun sequence harbors:
- the LOC137733529 gene encoding F-box/kelch-repeat protein SKIP25-like yields the protein MDQDIPKPKRNKNTQNSSNECSLLPGLPNHLAQLCLTRIQPSTLYFVCRSWRRLIYSPSFPPFFALYAILSPPPPHYNCNSSIEFYSLDPLSNNWTSLPPPPSDPPLHLLRRHPSFLSRKIPIQSLSVSGSLVLVAATNYNFTPALPRPLVFRPLSKNWSFGPPLAEPRRWCATGTVGGKVYVASGIGSNYRGDVARSMEEWDMKKKKEASSSWVKKAGLKDGRFSRDAVEAIGYRGKLWMVNVKGNARKEGAVYDVENDTWQDMPRGMIGGWNGPAAASINDDDDNDHDHDVMYVVDESRGVLSKYDDENDCWEMVVESDLLREAEQVCAGRGRVCVVCANEKRIAVVDVVAPQPRIWVVEPPPMLQVVAVHILPRMCRSE from the coding sequence ATGGATCAAGATATACCAAAACCAAAACGCAACAAAAACACACAGAACTCTTCCAACGAGTGTTCGTTGTTGCCAGGCTTACCCAACCACCTTGCACAGCTCTGCCTTACAAGGATCCAACCTTCAACTCTCTACTTTGTTTGCCGTTCATGGCGGCGCCTCATTTACTCTCCTTCATTCCCTCCTTTCTTCGCTCTCTATGCCATTCTCTCCCCTCCACCTCCCCACTACAACTGCAATTCATCAATTGAGTTCTACTCACTAGATCCCCTATCAAACAATTGGACATCTCTCCCTCCACCTCCTTCAGACCCTCCTCTCCACCTCCTCCGCCGCCACCCTTCCTTCCTCTCCCGAAAAATCCCCATCCAATCACTATCCGTCTCTGGCAGTCTTGTCCTCGTCGCAGCCACTAATTACAATTTCACTCCAGCACTGCCTCGTCCTCTCGTCTTCCGACCATTGTCCAAAAATTGGTCATTTGGCCCTCCGCTAGCAGAGCCTCGCCGGTGGTGTGCGACAGGGACAGTAGGGGGAAAAGTCTACGTTGCAAGTGGCATTGGATCAAATTACAGAGGCGACGTGGCGAGGTCTATGGAGGAGTGGgacatgaagaagaagaaggaggcaTCTTCATCATGGGTTAAGAAGGCGGGGTTGAAAGATGGGAGGTTTAGTAGGGACGCTGTGGAGGCAATTGGGTATAGAGGGAAGCTTTGGATGGTGAATGTGAAGGGCAATGCAAGAAAAGAAGGAGCTGTTTATGACGTGGAAAATGACACATGGCAAGACATGCCTCGAGGCATGATTGGTGGTTGGAATGGGCCTGCTGCTGCATCCATCAATGACGACGACGACAATGATCATGATCATGATGTGATGTATGTGGTGGATGAGAGTAGAGGCGTGCTGAGCAAGTATGATGATGAGAACGACTGCTGGGAAATGGTGGTGGAGTCGGATCTGTTGAGAGAGGCTGAGCAAGTTTGTGCTGGGAGAGGGAGAGTTTGTGTGGTTTGTGCTAACGAGAAAAGGATTGCGGTGGTGGATGTGGTGGCGCCGCAGCCGAGGATTTGGGTGGTGGAGCCGCCGCCGATGCTGCAAGTTGTGGCGGTTCACATTTTGCCTAGGATGTGTAGGTCGGAGTAA